The Ruminococcus bovis genome includes a region encoding these proteins:
- a CDS encoding glycosyltransferase — MPLVSVIVPVYKVEYVVKNCIESILNQTFTDFELILVDDGSPDNSGRICDEYAKKDDRVIVIHKENGGVSSARNVGIDRAKGKYICFVDSDDYVSKDYLKTLIEIKEKYNDVDNIWCYFKTVDKYSEKIDCKEVSSETNLKKYTVKDIMILHEKWLDAGPVCKLYIADIIKGNNLKFDESLSLGEDLIFNFLYLDYTNKNIMVINKELYFYLQDDENSLSKKYYQDMFEIYKKINSVMYQYLNKWNCDKSQFGKYYNSCFFKYEVVLKNTFSNQNNVSNKEKIKINNKILKSKEFTMAINNMSYKPNILYKLAYLSKNYRIVKIIEFVFRLLGRNSVDEE; from the coding sequence ATGCCTTTAGTTAGTGTTATAGTTCCGGTATATAAGGTGGAATATGTAGTCAAAAATTGCATAGAAAGCATATTAAATCAAACATTTACTGATTTTGAACTTATTTTAGTTGATGATGGTTCACCGGATAATTCCGGTAGGATATGTGATGAATATGCAAAAAAAGATGACAGAGTAATTGTAATACATAAAGAAAATGGTGGTGTATCATCAGCTAGAAATGTTGGTATTGATAGAGCAAAAGGAAAGTATATCTGCTTTGTTGATAGTGATGACTATGTAAGTAAAGATTATCTAAAGACTTTGATTGAGATAAAAGAAAAATATAATGATGTAGATAATATTTGGTGTTATTTTAAAACAGTAGATAAATACAGTGAGAAAATTGATTGTAAAGAAGTTTCATCTGAGACTAATCTTAAAAAATATACAGTTAAGGATATTATGATTTTGCATGAAAAGTGGTTAGATGCCGGTCCTGTATGTAAATTATATATTGCAGATATAATAAAAGGAAATAATTTAAAATTTGATGAAAGTTTATCATTGGGAGAAGACTTAATTTTTAATTTCCTCTATCTTGATTATACTAACAAAAATATCATGGTGATTAATAAAGAATTATATTTTTATTTACAGGATGATGAAAACTCTCTATCAAAAAAATATTATCAAGATATGTTTGAAATTTACAAAAAAATTAACTCTGTTATGTATCAATATTTGAATAAATGGAATTGTGATAAAAGTCAGTTTGGAAAATACTATAATTCCTGTTTCTTTAAATATGAAGTTGTATTGAAAAATACTTTTAGTAATCAAAACAATGTATCAAACAAAGAGAAGATTAAGATTAATAACAAAATATTAAAATCAAAAGAATTTACTATGGCAATCAATAATATGTCTTATAAACCTAATATTTTGTATAAATTAGCATACTTATCTAAAAATTATAGGATTGTTAAGATAATAGAATTTGTTTTTAGATTGTTAGGAAGGAATAGCGTTGATGAAGAATAG
- a CDS encoding glycosyltransferase yields the protein MSLISVIVPIYNVEDYLNRCVDSIINQTYKNLEIILVDDGSPDNCPKMCDDYAKKDSRIKVVHKENGGLSDARNVGMEVATGEYVSFIDSDDYISLDFYETLFQTMIDNDSDIVECSVVKFYEDNNFDEYRDDLKVTNYETVDALDGLISENPFKQHVWNKLYKSSVALDIPYAVGKLNEDEFWTYQVFGKAKKVTRINKTMYYYFQRNGSIMGNGYNIRRLDALEGKMNRQAYIEKNFPTLTTKAKVDLYGSCMFAYQSVLKFMSGNDKKKACKIIRDYKNRCKLTTDEINSVTDSSRKYYKLAKFNFYICCKIRSVLGIGF from the coding sequence ATGTCTTTAATCAGCGTTATAGTACCGATTTATAATGTAGAAGATTACCTTAATAGGTGTGTTGATAGCATTATAAATCAAACATATAAAAATTTAGAAATCATATTAGTTGATGACGGTTCACCGGATAATTGTCCTAAAATGTGTGATGATTATGCTAAAAAAGATAGCAGAATTAAGGTTGTACATAAAGAAAATGGTGGACTTTCTGATGCAAGAAATGTTGGTATGGAAGTTGCAACCGGTGAGTATGTTAGCTTTATTGATAGTGATGACTATATTTCATTAGATTTTTATGAAACACTTTTTCAAACTATGATTGATAATGACAGTGATATTGTTGAATGTAGTGTTGTGAAGTTCTATGAAGATAATAATTTTGACGAATATAGAGACGATTTAAAAGTAACTAATTATGAAACAGTGGATGCTTTAGATGGGTTAATTAGTGAAAATCCATTTAAACAACATGTGTGGAATAAGTTATATAAGTCTAGTGTTGCACTTGATATTCCATATGCAGTTGGTAAATTAAATGAAGATGAATTTTGGACTTATCAAGTGTTTGGCAAAGCTAAGAAAGTTACTAGAATAAATAAAACTATGTACTACTATTTTCAGAGAAATGGTAGTATAATGGGTAATGGGTATAATATAAGAAGACTTGACGCTTTAGAAGGAAAAATGAATAGACAGGCTTATATTGAAAAGAATTTCCCAACTTTAACTACTAAAGCAAAGGTGGATTTATACGGTTCATGTATGTTTGCTTATCAAAGTGTTCTAAAGTTTATGTCAGGTAATGATAAGAAAAAGGCTTGTAAAATTATTAGAGATTATAAGAACAGATGTAAACTTACTACTGATGAAATCAATAGTGTTACCGATAGTTCAAGAAAGTATTATAAATTAGCTAAGTTTAATTTTTATATATGTTGTAAAATTCGAAGTGTTTTAGGAATAGGTTTTTAG
- a CDS encoding glycosyltransferase family 2 protein: MESNLISIIVPAYNIAKYLPRCLDSILNQTYSNLEVIVVSDGSTDGTNDVIKEYAEKDSRVVPVFKENSGVSDTRNKGLDIAKGDYIGFVDGDDYIEPNMYEILLNNAIENDADISHCGYQMIFPSRVDYYYNTGKKVIQDNKKGIRDIIVGDYVEPSPCIKIYKNSILTDIRMPQNIKINEDVLFNFYAFTKSKKSVYEDLPLYHYILRKGSAATSKVNTNKLYDPIKVRKEIFEFCLKNYDKEIQSLAYTSYLNAVISLYRTIKNNKLKDEKNNAKKYKNDIKQIKERLPLSKRTKIEKMLFLHFTPLHMFVYKVYDKFISKNSNKYEVK; the protein is encoded by the coding sequence ATGGAATCAAATTTAATTAGTATTATTGTTCCTGCTTATAATATTGCAAAATATTTACCAAGATGTTTAGATAGTATATTAAATCAAACATACAGTAATTTGGAAGTAATTGTTGTTAGTGACGGTTCGACTGATGGAACAAATGATGTTATAAAAGAATATGCTGAAAAAGATAGTAGAGTTGTTCCTGTTTTTAAGGAAAATTCAGGAGTATCTGATACAAGAAACAAAGGTCTTGATATAGCTAAAGGTGATTACATAGGTTTTGTTGACGGTGATGATTATATCGAACCTAATATGTATGAAATATTATTAAACAATGCTATTGAAAATGACGCTGATATTTCTCATTGTGGCTATCAAATGATTTTCCCTTCAAGAGTTGACTATTACTATAATACCGGAAAAAAAGTTATTCAAGATAATAAGAAGGGTATTAGAGATATAATTGTTGGTGATTATGTAGAACCTAGTCCTTGTATTAAGATTTATAAAAATAGCATTCTTACAGATATAAGAATGCCCCAAAATATAAAAATTAATGAAGATGTTTTATTTAATTTTTATGCTTTTACAAAGTCTAAAAAGTCTGTATATGAGGATTTGCCATTGTATCACTATATACTTAGAAAAGGTTCAGCAGCTACTTCGAAAGTAAATACAAACAAACTTTATGATCCAATTAAGGTGAGAAAAGAAATTTTTGAATTTTGTTTAAAAAATTATGATAAAGAAATACAGTCTTTAGCTTATACAAGTTATCTTAATGCAGTTATATCTTTGTATAGAACAATAAAAAACAATAAACTTAAAGATGAAAAAAACAATGCTAAAAAATATAAAAATGATATAAAACAGATTAAAGAGAGATTACCTTTATCAAAGAGAACTAAAATAGAGAAAATGTTGTTTTTACATTTTACACCTTTACATATGTTTGTATATAAGGTATATGACAAGTTTATTTCAAAGAATTCAAACAAATACGAGGTAAAGTAA